One window from the genome of Salvia miltiorrhiza cultivar Shanhuang (shh) chromosome 7, IMPLAD_Smil_shh, whole genome shotgun sequence encodes:
- the LOC130992493 gene encoding uncharacterized protein LOC130992493 — MEQNLPIIAKKFWSIVKVAYFMLRKGISKAKLFSDLNMMLKRGKIAGKAAMHNLIFHHHHAQEPQLAELRVQLQQHPGLPAAVPPQQAQGRERAVGGGGGDGEQCGAVAGAAGVRADADGEAAEDNGLAVPVERDRRRSPR; from the coding sequence aTGGAGCAAAATCTACCAATCATAGCGAAGAAATTCTGGAGCATAGTGAAAGTGGCGTATTTCATGTTGAGAAAAGGCATATCTAAGGCCAAGCTGTTTTCCGATCTTAACATGATGCTGAAGCGCGGCAAGATCGCCGGCAAAGCCGCCATGCACAACCTCATCTTCCACCACCACCACGCCCAAGAGCCGCAGCTCGCGGAGTTACGAGTTCAGCTGCAGCAGCACCCCGGCCTTCCGGCTGCCGTTCCACCTCAGCAAGCGCAAGGGCGAGAGCGAGCTgtgggcggcggcggtggagatgGCGAGCAGTGTGGCGCCGTCGCCGGCGCTGCCGGGGTTCGGGCGGACGCCGACGGTGAGGCAGCTGAGGATAACGGACTCGCCGTTCCCGTTGAGAGAGATCGAAGAAGATCACCGCGTTGA